The sequence below is a genomic window from Lolium perenne isolate Kyuss_39 chromosome 7, Kyuss_2.0, whole genome shotgun sequence.
GCGAGCAGAGCCTGCAGGCACTACGTTCATCACCCAGAGTGGATACTTCATCAGCGCAGCTGCGAAACCACCCATCCCTGCGTCCATGTCCATCACATTCCTGTATCGCCCCTTGGCCAGTGGTGGAATCAGTTTCTTGTAGTATTCCACTCTCTCTGCCCACAACTTGTTGTCCTCCTGGAACTTCTCAAGGGTAAGGCCTGATAACGAACCTTGGGTTATTCTTGGAGGAACTGCAAATGCTCTTTCTGGCCATTTCTCGAGAGCTCCACCAGCAACTTCTTCTTCACTTTTCACATCCGGGAGAGGGGATATGCATGTCTCCATCTTCTTGTACCTATGTAGTCGCACAGTCAGTTTGCTTTGTGGTGAAGGAAATAACAAAAGAAGGTACTGTGGTGAACGTGGCGATATTAAGGTATCTATCTATGACTATACTAGCGTGCTGCGGTTTCTAAAACTGTGACTTACTGAATTAATAGAAAATTTTAATGAACCATAAGCTATAGAAAGGATTGTACTCAGTGGCGGTGACAGGCCCCAGGCCACACGGGCCTTGGCCCGGGGCGTGAGCCAGGAACGTAGGctttactgtagtaaaaatagaCACTGTCGCGACACTGTAGCTACTGTAGCGTGAAGATGGCCTGGGGCGTTGGCCCATCCTGGCTCCGCAACTGATTGTACTAACGTTTCCTAAACCAGCAGTAAATACACTGATAGTGTAATTCACTTAAGAACATACCATTCAGAACAGTTTTAGGTAAACCTGCTCAATTACTTCCTTTTTTTGAAGGATAGGAAATTCAAGAAATTATTCAAATGATCAGGTTGGTGAAAACATAATCTTGCTAGGGCCAGCCAGGTTCTCTATTTCAGAACAGTCAGACATAAAAAAAACAAATCAGTGCTTGAACGGGAAAAAAGAACTTCTGAAAGTACAGATAATGAGGTACTGCAAGTGTGCAGGCAATATAGTTCTGAGAGAGTAGCATATCAGTACTCTTACCAAGCAGAGTCCACATCACTGCTATTGCAAATCTGTGGAGTTTCTTCGATCTTCCGACTGCTAGCACATTCCATGTGGTTGATAGGTTTCTGCCATATAGCAAGATCATCTTTCTCCACTACCTTCTTCCAGCAGAGGCGCTTTGCCAAGTCCTCAATTTCATCTTGCTCTTGCTTCAAGTCTTCTTCTGTCCTTTGCCACCCTTTGGAGTGCCTCTTCCAGTGGACTGGAGGCCCAGAAAGGATCCAGTAGCCTCCTGGTCTAAGAACTCTGTCTACTTCAACCAGATACATACCATCTGTCAAGAACAACCATAAGAGATGAGATCTATTATACATTCATTGAACTGTGTTAAACGTACATGTAACTAGAAATCTGTAACAAGGACATGTAAACCCTACCAAGCTTGTTCCATGGGATCAAACATCTAGAGCAGTGAGCCATGTCAAATGCTCTAGCAGGGTATGGGATTCTATCAGTTGCCATCACTCCAATCATGGCGGGGACTCCACGCTCTAATGCGAACTGTACCTGTGCCTCATGAGAGTCCCTTGGTGCAAATGACATGGTAATGATATCCCTCTTAAGAAGAAAAGCACCCCAACTCGCAACCTGGATAACAGCCAGAACACTTTCATCCTTAAACCCCACAAACTTAAGAGACAAGACAAAATATAACTGAAGTTGATCAAGCAAACTCACCCCACATCCAGTATCAAGTGCAGTCCTGATGTTGCCGTCAGTTAATGGTATGAGGGCGCTgatatcatcaatataagcatcaGCACCATGCGGGAACATCGTGCCACCGCCAGGAAATCTAAACCTGTCCCCTTCAACCTGAATCCAGTTCTGGACAGCCTTTTCGATACTCAGCTCCCGGTGAGGAATGTTATCGTACCACGCGAAGTCACGGCTCTGTGGCCACTTGAAGGGGTTCTTGTAGTTTGGAGGCGCAGGGATAAGGCAACGGAATAGGTCCTCCTTCTTGGGGCAGTGCCTCTCCCTGTACTGCATCA
It includes:
- the LOC127311706 gene encoding probable methyltransferase PMT17, which gives rise to MGKEQGGIRHPELQRMRVTLTIGVIGLCATAYILGAWQGTSSSNINLSPAVYTRTQCDDDSDAAPRASSAASARPSGAPLDFQAHHQVVGFNESSLAPEKISACRLKYSEYTPCHDPRRARKFPKAMMQYRERHCPKKEDLFRCLIPAPPNYKNPFKWPQSRDFAWYDNIPHRELSIEKAVQNWIQVEGDRFRFPGGGTMFPHGADAYIDDISALIPLTDGNIRTALDTGCGVASWGAFLLKRDIITMSFAPRDSHEAQVQFALERGVPAMIGVMATDRIPYPARAFDMAHCSRCLIPWNKLDGMYLVEVDRVLRPGGYWILSGPPVHWKRHSKGWQRTEEDLKQEQDEIEDLAKRLCWKKVVEKDDLAIWQKPINHMECASSRKIEETPQICNSSDVDSAWYKKMETCISPLPDVKSEEEVAGGALEKWPERAFAVPPRITQGSLSGLTLEKFQEDNKLWAERVEYYKKLIPPLAKGRYRNVMDMDAGMGGFAAALMKYPLWVMNVVPAGSARDVLGVIYERGFIGTYHDWCEAFSTYPRTYDLIHADKVFSFYLDRCDMIYILLEMDRILRPEGTVIFRDTVEMLVKVQAITEGMRWKSQIMDHESGPFNPEKILVAVKTYWTAEPAQKQ